The following are encoded together in the Nocardioides okcheonensis genome:
- a CDS encoding SRPBCC family protein yields MGPHVRGGSSAAARRGRRADPPPLRRGLRAAHRGAVLTTRRFSASVELTATPEQAFTYLVDPRNRPKWQSSLLSVDVPDDEEPHLGQAWSELTAVGVRPHLVVTEFVPYRVWAESGTWRGVRADLRLRFTARGTGCRVQAEGEVSGSGLYAAAALSSGLVAGRAIGADLRKAGRLIAAQHGG; encoded by the coding sequence CTGGGACCGCACGTCCGGGGAGGCTCCTCCGCCGCTGCCCGACGAGGTCGTCGAGCGGACCCGCCGCCGTTACGTCGAGGCCTACGAGCTGCTCACCGGGGAGCGGTTCTGACCACCCGGCGGTTCTCGGCGAGCGTCGAGCTGACGGCCACGCCCGAGCAGGCCTTCACCTACCTCGTCGACCCGCGCAACCGCCCGAAGTGGCAGTCCAGCCTGCTGTCGGTCGACGTGCCCGACGACGAGGAGCCGCACCTCGGCCAGGCGTGGAGCGAGCTGACGGCCGTCGGCGTACGCCCCCATCTCGTCGTCACCGAGTTCGTCCCCTACCGGGTCTGGGCCGAGAGCGGGACCTGGCGTGGCGTGCGGGCCGACCTGCGGCTGCGCTTCACCGCCCGCGGCACCGGCTGCCGGGTGCAGGCCGAGGGCGAGGTCAGCGGCTCGGGGCTCTACGCCGCCGCAGCGCTGAGCTCGGGCCTGGTCGCCGGGCGGGCCATCGGCGCCGACCTCCGCAAGGCCGGCCGGCTCATCGCCGCGCAGCACGGCGGGTGA
- a CDS encoding phosphoribosylaminoimidazolesuccinocarboxamide synthase has protein sequence MADIDIPTAPAIDGTTHVHSGKVRDLYRIDAGEHEGRLLMVASDRTSAYDFVLDSTIPDKGEILTRMSLWWFDQLAELVGNHVVSTEVPATVAGRAVVCERLDMFPVECVARGYLTGSGLLDYHRTNEVCGIPLPAGLQDGSRLPEPIFTPATKAELGDHDENVDYEAVVEAVGDDAAAELRMLTMEVYGKAHGLARERGIILADTKLEFGRRPDGTTILADEVLTPDSSRFWPANDWQPGRAQESYDKQIVRNWLTSAESGWDRTSGEAPPPLPDEVVERTRRRYVEAYELLTGERF, from the coding sequence GTGGCCGATATCGACATCCCCACCGCCCCTGCGATCGACGGCACCACCCACGTGCACTCCGGGAAGGTCCGCGACCTCTACCGGATCGACGCCGGTGAGCACGAGGGACGGCTGCTGATGGTCGCCAGCGACCGGACCTCGGCCTACGACTTCGTGCTCGACTCCACGATCCCGGACAAGGGCGAGATCCTCACCCGGATGTCGCTGTGGTGGTTCGACCAGCTCGCCGAGCTGGTCGGCAACCACGTGGTGTCCACCGAGGTCCCCGCCACCGTCGCCGGGCGCGCGGTCGTGTGCGAGCGGCTCGACATGTTCCCCGTCGAGTGCGTCGCCCGCGGCTACCTCACCGGCTCGGGGCTGCTCGACTACCACCGCACCAACGAGGTCTGCGGCATCCCGCTCCCGGCCGGCCTGCAGGACGGCAGCCGTCTCCCGGAGCCGATCTTCACGCCGGCCACGAAGGCCGAGCTCGGCGACCACGACGAGAACGTCGACTACGAGGCCGTGGTCGAGGCGGTCGGCGACGACGCCGCGGCCGAGCTGCGGATGCTGACCATGGAGGTCTACGGCAAGGCCCATGGCCTCGCCCGTGAGCGCGGCATCATCCTGGCCGACACGAAGCTGGAGTTCGGCCGGCGGCCCGACGGCACCACGATCCTCGCCGACGAGGTCCTCACGCCCGACTCGAGCCGGTTCTGGCCGGCCAACGACTGGCAGCCCGGCCGCGCCCAGGAGTCCTACGACAAGCAGATCGTCCGCAACTGGCTCACGTCCGCGGAGTCCGGCTGGGACCGCACGTCCGGGGAGGCTCCTCCGCCGCTGCCCGACGAGGTCGTCGAGCGGACCCGCCGCCGTTACGTCGAGGCCTACGAGCTGCTCACCGGGGAGCGGTTCTGA
- a CDS encoding antibiotic biosynthesis monooxygenase — protein MSAPVTVSVTRHVDPSHTTQMLAWMQAGTSMAERFEGFLGSGWVRPSADSEEWHMLYRFADAESLAAWEASPQRAWWLEAAQGSVEEKRRERRTGIEGWFDEPASVESLSAAPPAPPRWKQMVTIFMVFLPLSLLANWTASHLIADWALVPRVVLVTSVMTPLMTYVFLPWITRRMSWWLHR, from the coding sequence ATGAGCGCCCCCGTCACCGTCTCCGTCACGCGCCACGTCGACCCGTCGCACACCACGCAGATGCTGGCCTGGATGCAGGCGGGCACCTCGATGGCCGAGCGGTTCGAGGGGTTCCTCGGCTCGGGCTGGGTGCGCCCGAGCGCGGACTCGGAGGAGTGGCACATGCTCTACCGCTTCGCCGACGCCGAGTCCCTGGCCGCCTGGGAGGCGTCGCCGCAGCGCGCGTGGTGGCTCGAGGCCGCCCAGGGGAGCGTCGAGGAGAAGCGGCGCGAGCGGCGTACGGGCATCGAGGGCTGGTTCGACGAGCCGGCCTCGGTCGAGTCGCTCAGCGCCGCGCCGCCCGCGCCGCCGCGCTGGAAGCAGATGGTCACCATCTTCATGGTCTTCCTGCCGCTCAGCCTGCTGGCCAACTGGACGGCCTCGCACCTGATCGCCGACTGGGCCCTGGTGCCGCGGGTCGTGCTGGTGACGAGCGTGATGACGCCGCTGATGACCTACGTCTTCCTGCCGTGGATCACCCGCCGGATGAGCTGGTGGCTGCACCGCTGA
- a CDS encoding sulfotransferase family protein: protein MTRAPRPDFLVIGAPKAGTTALHAALAQHPDVYVCDPKEPKYWLCDGAPPPAWCGPGDKHSQQEWIWRAEQYFPLFEPAAEHQVRGESTPFYLWSRSAHRRIAEDLPRVRLVAVVRDPIDRAYSNWMHLWSDGLEPESDFVTAFGREDERVRAGWAPFWRYRELGRYGEQLQHLHRHVDPARILVVRYRDLVDEPAATVDRVSRFLGIREGQVDTIPRDNSRAFVPPGWRPRVFGPVVRGGARLGQFAPPQVWRRVHPLTIGLLSDRSEAARPRLDAVCRQRLVDTYADDIGLLSELTGQDFEDWLSPESRGSYAERSATVTRLVDRGVSARR, encoded by the coding sequence GTGACCCGAGCACCACGCCCCGACTTCCTCGTGATCGGCGCACCCAAGGCCGGCACCACCGCCCTGCACGCGGCCCTCGCCCAGCACCCCGACGTCTACGTCTGCGACCCCAAGGAGCCGAAGTACTGGCTGTGCGACGGCGCGCCGCCACCGGCGTGGTGCGGGCCGGGCGACAAGCACTCCCAGCAGGAGTGGATCTGGCGGGCCGAGCAGTACTTCCCGCTCTTCGAGCCCGCCGCCGAGCACCAGGTCCGCGGCGAGAGCACGCCCTTCTACCTGTGGAGCCGCAGCGCCCACCGCCGGATCGCCGAGGACCTCCCCCGCGTGCGGCTGGTCGCCGTGGTCCGCGACCCGATCGACCGCGCCTACAGCAACTGGATGCACCTGTGGTCCGACGGGCTCGAGCCCGAGTCGGACTTCGTCACCGCGTTCGGCCGCGAGGACGAGCGGGTCCGGGCCGGCTGGGCGCCGTTCTGGCGCTACCGCGAGCTGGGCCGCTACGGCGAGCAGCTCCAGCACCTGCACCGCCACGTCGACCCGGCGCGGATCCTCGTCGTGCGCTACCGCGACCTCGTCGACGAGCCGGCCGCGACGGTCGACCGGGTCAGCCGGTTCCTCGGGATCCGCGAGGGCCAGGTCGACACCATCCCGCGCGACAACTCGCGCGCGTTCGTGCCCCCGGGCTGGCGCCCGCGGGTCTTCGGTCCGGTCGTGCGGGGCGGTGCGCGCCTGGGCCAGTTCGCGCCACCGCAGGTCTGGCGCCGCGTGCACCCGCTGACGATCGGCCTGCTCAGCGACCGCAGCGAGGCCGCGCGACCGCGGCTCGACGCGGTGTGCCGCCAGCGCCTGGTCGACACCTACGCCGACGACATCGGCCTGCTGAGCGAGCTCACCGGCCAGGACTTCGAGGACTGGCTCTCGCCCGAGAGCCGCGGCTCCTACGCCGAGCGGTCGGCGACCGTGACCCGCCTCGTCGACCGCGGGGTCAGCGCACGCAGGTGA
- a CDS encoding RNA polymerase sigma factor, which yields MDNSGDERDRRFRGLYAAHFDGVLGYALRRCERVEDAADVTAETFLVAWRRLAHVPDGDGERPWLYAVARRQLANHRRGDLRRRRLGDRLRHDLRLVVPDFSDRVVQDAAVDAAMARLSARDEEVLQLHLWEGLESREIAEVLGLPASVVRPRLSRARARLRDLLGNDPPAGGHVQGKQPIPSREEER from the coding sequence ATGGACAACTCGGGGGACGAGCGCGACCGGCGCTTCCGTGGGCTCTACGCCGCGCACTTCGACGGCGTGCTGGGCTACGCGCTGAGGCGCTGCGAGCGCGTCGAGGACGCGGCCGACGTCACGGCCGAGACCTTCCTGGTGGCGTGGCGACGGCTGGCCCACGTGCCGGACGGCGACGGCGAGCGGCCGTGGCTCTACGCCGTCGCGCGCCGCCAGCTCGCCAACCACCGCCGCGGCGACCTGCGCCGCCGCCGGCTCGGCGACCGGCTGCGGCACGACCTGCGCCTCGTCGTGCCCGACTTCAGCGACCGGGTCGTCCAGGACGCCGCCGTCGACGCGGCGATGGCCCGTTTGAGCGCGCGGGACGAGGAGGTCCTCCAGCTGCACCTCTGGGAGGGGCTCGAGTCGCGCGAGATCGCGGAGGTCCTCGGGCTCCCGGCGAGCGTGGTCCGCCCGCGGCTCTCCCGGGCGCGGGCCAGGTTGCGCGACCTGCTCGGCAACGATCCGCCGGCGGGCGGACATGTCCAGGGCAAGCAACCGATCCCCAGCCGAGAGGAGGAGCGATGA
- a CDS encoding acylphosphatase produces the protein MKAVQARVTGRVQGVAFRWHTEQRARELGVAGWVRNEVDGSVLLHAEGEGSAVDALVEWCRTGPPSARVEHVAVRDDAPTGAASFETTG, from the coding sequence ATGAAGGCGGTGCAGGCACGGGTCACGGGGCGGGTCCAGGGCGTGGCGTTCCGGTGGCACACCGAGCAACGCGCCCGCGAGCTCGGGGTCGCCGGCTGGGTGCGCAACGAGGTCGACGGCTCGGTGCTGCTGCACGCCGAGGGCGAGGGCTCGGCCGTCGACGCGCTCGTCGAGTGGTGTCGCACCGGTCCGCCCTCCGCGCGCGTGGAGCACGTCGCGGTCCGTGACGACGCGCCCACCGGCGCGGCCTCCTTCGAGACCACCGGCTGA
- a CDS encoding ABC transporter ATP-binding protein — translation MIEVRGLTKAYGEQLAVDDVSFTVQPGRVTGFLGPNGAGKSTTMRMVAGLDRPTAGTATVAGRPYRDHEHPMRTLGVLLDAKAADPGRTARAHLRVVAAAGGVPRRRVDEVLGLVGLADVADRRLGSFSLGMGQRLGIAVALLGDPAAVMLDEPVNGLDVDGIQWIRRLLAELAAEGRTVLLSSHLMSELELVADHLVVIGRGRVLADTSMADFLSGSSRRHVLVRSPDAARLAALVAGDDVVVESAAADELAVVGLEAPAIGRLAAQHGIELHQLTPREATLEEAYSALTQDAVTYSGATAAKTPTDSPRSAA, via the coding sequence ATGATCGAGGTCCGAGGGCTCACCAAGGCCTACGGCGAGCAGCTCGCCGTCGACGACGTGAGCTTCACCGTGCAGCCCGGCCGGGTGACCGGCTTCCTGGGTCCCAACGGGGCCGGCAAGTCCACCACCATGCGGATGGTCGCCGGGCTCGACCGTCCGACCGCCGGCACCGCCACCGTCGCGGGACGGCCCTACCGCGACCACGAGCACCCGATGCGGACCCTGGGCGTGCTGCTCGACGCGAAGGCGGCCGACCCGGGCCGCACGGCCCGTGCCCACCTCCGGGTCGTGGCGGCGGCCGGCGGCGTGCCGCGCCGGCGCGTCGACGAGGTCCTGGGGCTGGTCGGCCTGGCCGACGTCGCCGACCGCCGCCTCGGCTCCTTCTCGCTCGGCATGGGCCAGCGGCTCGGCATCGCCGTCGCCCTGCTCGGCGACCCCGCCGCGGTGATGCTCGACGAGCCGGTCAACGGCCTCGACGTCGACGGCATCCAGTGGATCCGCCGCCTGCTCGCCGAGCTGGCCGCGGAGGGCCGCACCGTGCTGCTCTCCAGCCACCTGATGAGCGAGCTGGAGCTCGTGGCCGACCACCTCGTGGTGATCGGTCGGGGCCGCGTCCTCGCGGACACGTCGATGGCGGACTTCCTCTCCGGGTCGTCGCGGCGCCACGTGCTGGTGCGCTCGCCCGACGCGGCCCGTCTTGCGGCCCTCGTCGCCGGCGACGACGTCGTCGTGGAGTCGGCAGCGGCCGACGAGCTCGCCGTCGTGGGACTCGAGGCGCCCGCCATCGGTCGCCTCGCCGCCCAGCACGGGATCGAGCTCCACCAGCTCACCCCCCGCGAGGCGACCCTGGAGGAGGCCTACTCCGCGCTCACCCAGGACGCCGTCACCTACTCCGGCGCCACCGCCGCGAAGACCCCCACCGACTCCCCGAGGAGCGCAGCATGA
- a CDS encoding response regulator yields MSDPSTPVRVLLADDQALIRTGFAALVASAPDLEVVAQAEDGVQALALVREHRPDVVVMDVRMPRLDGLGATREISADPELAGVHVLVLTTFETDAHVAEAVRAGAAGFLGKDVEPADFLDAIRTVAAGEALLSPSATRSLIRRYLAAPDTEAYVPRGVRESELTPRELEVVSLVALGLDNAEIAERLVVSPLTAKTHVTRAMGKLGARDRAQVVVWAYRSGLVPPTEG; encoded by the coding sequence GTGAGCGATCCCTCGACGCCGGTCCGCGTGCTCCTCGCGGACGACCAGGCCCTCATCCGCACCGGCTTCGCGGCGCTGGTCGCCAGCGCTCCCGACCTCGAGGTCGTGGCGCAGGCCGAGGACGGGGTGCAGGCCCTCGCGCTGGTGCGCGAGCACCGGCCCGACGTGGTCGTGATGGACGTCCGCATGCCCCGGCTCGACGGCCTGGGCGCGACGCGCGAGATCAGCGCGGACCCCGAGCTGGCGGGTGTCCACGTGCTCGTCCTCACCACCTTCGAGACCGACGCCCACGTCGCGGAGGCCGTGCGCGCCGGCGCCGCGGGGTTCCTCGGCAAGGACGTCGAGCCGGCCGACTTCCTCGACGCGATCCGGACCGTCGCCGCGGGGGAGGCGCTGCTCTCGCCGAGCGCCACCCGGTCGCTGATCCGCCGCTACCTCGCCGCTCCCGACACCGAGGCGTACGTCCCGCGCGGGGTCCGCGAGTCCGAGCTCACCCCGCGCGAGCTCGAGGTCGTGTCGCTGGTCGCGCTGGGCCTCGACAACGCCGAGATCGCCGAGCGGCTCGTCGTCTCCCCGCTGACCGCCAAGACCCACGTCACCCGTGCGATGGGCAAGCTCGGCGCCCGCGACCGCGCCCAGGTCGTCGTCTGGGCCTACCGCTCGGGGCTGGTGCCGCCGACCGAGGGATGA
- a CDS encoding sensor histidine kinase, which produces MTVEQTVASHEEATLLARHPRLVDVGIALLCVPAVLAPGIGDGGAATPGLLAPLDGPGQLLALVACAVLLLRQRLPWGVLGVTVLLALVSLTRLPDAAQVTLPSLFATYTVASRSTLRTTVTVAVAVPSAVVGALLLAGLPAGEALQRGVLPWTVLAAALGIAARSQRLALDAARLRARQAESTRDEEAQRRVAEERLRIARDLHDVVAHQIAVVNVQAGVARHLLDGEPADTAGAREALGHVREASGAVMRELPAFLGVLRAGDETAPAPTAAEVEELIAAARRSGLDVRARVSGDPHRLDRGAALATYRVLQEALTNAARHGDGSADVEVAHGPGSTVVEVVNVVRPGAPAGGGHGLVGMRERVATHGGTLEAGADGDRWRVRAEIPVRA; this is translated from the coding sequence GTGACGGTGGAGCAGACGGTCGCGAGCCACGAGGAGGCGACGCTGCTGGCGCGCCACCCGCGCCTCGTGGACGTCGGGATCGCGCTGCTCTGCGTCCCCGCCGTGCTCGCACCGGGCATCGGCGACGGTGGTGCTGCGACGCCCGGGCTCCTGGCCCCGCTCGACGGGCCGGGGCAGCTGCTGGCCCTCGTGGCCTGCGCCGTCCTCCTGCTGCGACAGCGGCTCCCGTGGGGCGTGCTCGGCGTGACGGTGCTGCTGGCGCTCGTCTCGCTCACCCGCCTCCCCGACGCCGCCCAGGTCACGCTGCCCTCGCTCTTCGCGACCTACACGGTCGCGTCCCGCTCGACGCTGCGGACCACGGTCACAGTCGCCGTGGCGGTCCCGTCCGCCGTCGTGGGCGCGCTGCTGCTCGCCGGGCTGCCGGCAGGGGAGGCCCTCCAGCGCGGCGTCCTGCCCTGGACGGTGCTGGCCGCCGCGCTCGGGATCGCCGCCCGGTCCCAGCGCCTGGCCCTCGACGCTGCCCGGCTGCGGGCCCGGCAGGCGGAGTCGACCCGCGACGAGGAGGCGCAGCGCCGCGTCGCCGAGGAGCGGCTGCGGATCGCCCGCGACCTCCACGACGTGGTGGCCCACCAGATCGCGGTCGTCAACGTGCAGGCCGGGGTGGCCCGCCACCTCCTCGACGGCGAGCCCGCAGACACCGCCGGTGCGCGGGAGGCGCTCGGCCACGTGCGCGAGGCGAGCGGCGCGGTGATGCGCGAGCTGCCGGCGTTCCTGGGCGTGCTCCGCGCAGGGGACGAGACCGCGCCCGCCCCGACGGCGGCCGAGGTCGAGGAGCTGATCGCCGCGGCCCGCCGCAGCGGCCTCGACGTCCGGGCGCGCGTCAGCGGCGACCCGCACCGGCTCGACCGCGGTGCCGCGCTCGCCACCTACCGGGTGCTGCAGGAGGCGTTGACCAATGCCGCCCGGCACGGCGACGGGTCGGCCGACGTGGAGGTGGCGCACGGCCCGGGGAGCACGGTCGTCGAGGTCGTCAACGTCGTCCGGCCGGGCGCCCCCGCCGGCGGCGGGCACGGGCTGGTCGGCATGCGGGAGCGGGTCGCGACCCACGGTGGCACGCTCGAGGCCGGTGCCGACGGTGACCGGTGGCGGGTCCGGGCCGAGATCCCGGTGCGCGCGTGA